The window ATGAGTATACAAATAGCGAACTCTCAAGAAAATCAAAGTCGTCGCTTATCTTTAAAAACAATGAACCAGCAAATGAGTCACTTGGCGGTTCATGGAGCGGGCCTAAGTCCCTGGGAAGCCAAAGAACTGGTTCGCATGATAGATGAGGTCTATTTTTCCTATAGCCAAAAGGAACTTAAAGAAGGTCAACTCAAGTACAACTGCGTCTCGACCAAGGAAGGTGCAGGTAAGGCACTCAAAGACTGTGAAATGATAAGCGTCACTCTAAGTGTATTCAGTGATTTTGACGAAGAAGAGTTGCCCAATAGAAAAAATAAACAACGGCAAGTTGTTCGCCGTCAGCGTAGGTTAATACGTTTGAGCGAAGAGGCTCGCGATCAAGGAGGTCTATTAAGCCAG is drawn from Lentisphaera araneosa HTCC2155 and contains these coding sequences:
- a CDS encoding DUF1670 domain-containing protein is translated as MSIQIANSQENQSRRLSLKTMNQQMSHLAVHGAGLSPWEAKELVRMIDEVYFSYSQKELKEGQLKYNCVSTKEGAGKALKDCEMISVTLSVFSDFDEEELPNRKNKQRQVVRRQRRLIRLSEEARDQGGLLSQEDLAKLLMCDTKTIRCDIKHLQEEGIVIPTRGQQKDIGPGVTHRELVIRHWVEGKEEVEVASATKHSMGAVESYLQKFKVAVYLRVGKSFTDHEIAVVAGISQRGVKTFLRFTTSLR